In a genomic window of Arcticibacter tournemirensis:
- a CDS encoding glycosidase, with protein MENVSFEKRLYELQRAYKELTRRENVQDNLGNGIYERYQYPVLTAAHVPLEWRYDLNYEKNPFLLERFGINATFNSGAIKFRGKYVIVARVEGLDRKSFFAVAESDNGIDNFRFWEYPIVMPQTDTPDTNVYDMRLVKHEDGWIYGLFCTERRDLFAPEGDQSAAVAQCGIARTTDLVKWERLPDLKTPSPQQRNVVLHPEFVDGKYAFYTRPQDSFIDAGKGGGIGFGLCDSIENAFIEEETVIDRKMYHTVYEAKNGLGPAPIKTPHGWLHLAHGVRNTAAGLRYVLYMFMTSLNDLTAVIHKPAGYFMAPEGDERVGDVSNVLFSNGWIADEDGAVYIYYASSDTRQHVATSSIDRLVDYVINTPEDQYRSAKSAEMVCNIIDSNKGVVMSAF; from the coding sequence ATGGAGAATGTCAGCTTTGAAAAGCGATTATATGAATTACAGCGGGCCTATAAGGAGTTAACAAGAAGAGAAAATGTTCAAGACAACCTTGGTAACGGGATTTATGAGCGATATCAATATCCGGTCCTCACAGCGGCACACGTGCCTTTGGAATGGCGGTATGACCTGAATTATGAAAAGAATCCTTTTTTACTGGAGCGTTTTGGTATAAATGCCACTTTCAATTCGGGAGCTATAAAGTTCAGAGGAAAGTATGTGATCGTAGCCAGAGTGGAAGGTCTCGACAGGAAGTCATTTTTTGCAGTGGCTGAAAGTGATAATGGCATCGATAATTTCAGGTTTTGGGAATATCCTATCGTTATGCCTCAAACCGATACCCCGGATACCAACGTGTACGATATGCGCCTGGTAAAACACGAAGACGGATGGATATATGGCTTGTTCTGTACCGAACGCCGTGATCTATTCGCCCCTGAAGGAGATCAGTCAGCAGCAGTGGCACAATGTGGGATTGCCCGGACAACAGATCTAGTAAAATGGGAGAGACTGCCGGATCTTAAAACCCCTTCACCGCAGCAAAGGAACGTCGTGTTACATCCTGAATTTGTAGATGGGAAATACGCCTTTTATACCCGTCCGCAGGATAGTTTTATTGACGCGGGTAAAGGGGGAGGAATTGGTTTCGGCTTATGCGATAGTATTGAGAATGCCTTCATCGAAGAGGAAACGGTGATCGACAGGAAAATGTATCATACCGTTTACGAGGCAAAGAATGGGCTGGGCCCAGCTCCGATTAAGACACCGCATGGATGGTTGCATCTAGCTCATGGCGTGCGCAATACTGCTGCGGGCCTGCGGTATGTGCTTTATATGTTTATGACGAGTCTAAACGACCTGACAGCGGTTATTCACAAACCAGCAGGTTACTTTATGGCCCCGGAAGGCGATGAAAGAGTGGGCGATGTGTCAAATGTTTTATTTAGTAACGGGTGGATTGCTGATGAAGACGGAGCAGTATATATCTATTATGCATCGTCAGATACCCGTCAGCACGTAGCAACATCCAGTAT
- a CDS encoding AraC family transcriptional regulator, producing MNKLMKEITPLTPNDCFTIFSRVKKEFNFPLHFHEEYELNLIMNASGAKRIVGDHISVIDDLELVLVGPNLPHAWFTHKCTSEAITELTIQWHKDLFDEKLLKRNQLSFIRKMFEQSVRGISFTKETIQSVLPRILSLSQRNGFDSVMDLINLLHDLSTSRNMLTLSDSTFVNNQNFNYNSRRLEKVFEFMNNNYHKEISLKDIANLIGMTEESFSRFIKKRTGNTFINTLNEIRLGHASRMLIDTTHSITEISYHCGFNNISNFNRLFKKKKSCTPKEFRENYSGNRVFI from the coding sequence ATGAACAAATTAATGAAAGAAATTACTCCTTTAACGCCGAATGACTGTTTCACCATCTTCTCCCGTGTTAAAAAAGAATTCAATTTCCCGCTTCATTTTCACGAAGAATATGAGTTAAACTTAATTATGAATGCGAGTGGCGCAAAGCGGATTGTAGGAGACCATATTTCTGTGATAGACGACCTTGAACTGGTATTGGTCGGGCCCAATTTACCACACGCCTGGTTCACCCATAAATGCACAAGCGAGGCTATAACAGAGCTGACAATACAATGGCACAAGGATTTATTTGACGAAAAACTCCTTAAAAGAAATCAACTCTCCTTTATCAGGAAAATGTTCGAACAAAGCGTAAGAGGCATCTCATTTACTAAAGAAACAATTCAATCAGTGTTACCAAGAATTCTTTCGTTAAGTCAGCGAAATGGCTTTGATTCTGTGATGGATCTGATCAACTTACTACATGACCTGTCGACATCAAGAAATATGTTAACCCTTTCTGATTCTACATTTGTTAACAATCAAAACTTCAATTACAACAGCCGGCGATTAGAGAAGGTATTTGAGTTTATGAATAACAATTACCACAAGGAAATATCTCTTAAAGACATAGCAAACTTAATAGGAATGACGGAAGAGTCCTTCAGCAGGTTCATTAAAAAGCGAACCGGCAACACATTCATTAACACATTAAACGAAATAAGATTAGGACACGCTTCCCGGATGCTTATTGATACAACCCACTCTATTACTGAAATATCATATCACTGTGGCTTTAACAATATTTCGAACTTCAACAGGCTGTTTAAGAAGAAAAAAAGCTGTACACCAAAAGAATTCAGAGAGAACTATTCGGGGAACAGGGTTTTCATATAG
- a CDS encoding glycoside hydrolase family 5 protein yields MNKVISVLLIAAMIGILSCRKDKVNTAVKPVEEGEIVSIEPQPFGTNLSGAEFGSNVPGQYRQDYSYPLVTDLDYFKSKNMRLVRLPFLWERLQPALNGPLDPVELKRLTDFIDAAAARDILIIPDVHNFARRMVNGNKEIIGSPTLPTAAFVDFWGKLAGVFKDRENIWAYGVMNEPFNMPSPTSWFNIIQPVIEKIRTIDTETPILVAGDSYSSAERWPRVSDNLKNLTDPSQKLIYEAHIYFDDTSAGTYDGSYDEEKANAQTGVNRIKPFVDWLTANKKRGFIGEYGIPDDDSRWLPVLDNMLKYMKANCINGTYWSAGPRWGSYRLAIQPRGGVDRPQMQVLKNYISTDPQSCR; encoded by the coding sequence ATGAATAAAGTGATATCGGTTTTGTTAATAGCCGCGATGATCGGGATTCTATCTTGCCGTAAAGATAAGGTGAATACTGCCGTAAAGCCGGTAGAGGAAGGCGAGATTGTTAGTATAGAGCCCCAGCCCTTCGGCACGAATTTGTCTGGCGCAGAGTTTGGTTCTAATGTTCCCGGACAATATCGACAGGATTACAGTTATCCCCTTGTTACCGACCTTGATTATTTCAAATCAAAGAATATGCGCCTTGTCAGGTTGCCGTTTTTATGGGAACGGTTGCAACCAGCCTTAAATGGTCCTTTGGATCCCGTAGAACTGAAAAGGCTTACTGATTTTATAGATGCAGCTGCGGCACGGGATATTTTGATTATCCCTGATGTCCACAATTTTGCGAGGAGGATGGTAAATGGGAATAAAGAAATAATAGGGAGCCCGACGTTACCAACTGCTGCCTTCGTCGATTTTTGGGGAAAACTTGCCGGGGTATTTAAAGATAGGGAAAACATTTGGGCTTATGGTGTAATGAATGAGCCTTTTAATATGCCATCGCCGACATCGTGGTTCAATATTATCCAGCCTGTTATAGAAAAAATAAGAACTATAGATACGGAAACACCTATCCTCGTTGCTGGCGATAGTTATAGTTCGGCAGAGCGTTGGCCTCGTGTCAGCGATAATCTAAAGAACCTAACTGACCCTTCGCAGAAGTTGATCTATGAAGCTCACATTTATTTTGATGACACTTCTGCAGGAACTTATGATGGTAGTTATGACGAGGAGAAGGCAAATGCTCAAACTGGCGTAAATCGAATAAAACCCTTTGTTGATTGGCTAACGGCCAATAAGAAGAGAGGCTTTATTGGCGAGTATGGTATTCCTGATGATGATTCCCGATGGCTCCCGGTATTGGATAATATGTTAAAATATATGAAAGCCAATTGTATAAACGGAACCTACTGGTCGGCAGGGCCGAGATGGGGAAGCTACAGACTGGCTATTCAACCACGAGGCGGAGTTGACAGACCGCAAATGCAGGTGCTTAAAAACTATATATCGACAGATCCACAAAGCTGCAGGTAA
- a CDS encoding sialate O-acetylesterase: protein MKVCILSFATVFFASATFADIRLPVLFGNNMVLQRDQPIPVWGWADKGEKITVKFRNQLKTTTTGKDGKWRLELDAEKAGGPYSLTVKGKNMITLSDILMGDVWVCSGQSNMEFAVSSSQNATSEIRDAKYNEIRHLEVPKAMAYHPKSDLDRSVSWKIADGEDVARFSAVGYFYARELYKELHVPIGLVHSSWGGTDIETWISQTSLEKSDLFKDGTVATKKDADLQLLIKQRKEQVIKRIKELQGGFPGIGSTTTWKELSFNDGEWHQAKLPGLWEQSIENFDGVVWFRKTIVLSADDAGKPAILELARIDDSDVTYVNGIEVGQMHDKYNERRVYPISAVVLKEGKNVIAVRIEDNGGGGGVYGTSDELKITISDKMYPLSGEWKYQVEEVYENSGTNTGTVGNPNDFPTLLFNAMINPLTDFAIKGVIWYQGENNANRAFQYRTTFPLLINDWRHHWHQGDFPFYFVQLSSWKGANGNSNNGSSWAELREAQSAALALPNTGMAVTIDIGDVNDIHPRNKQDVGKRLAAVALNKTYKKPVAFSGPVFKSIQIRDNQAILSFKYAEGGLWAKDKYGYVKGFEIAGSDQKFYYAKVTIDGDKVVVAHSKVPNPVAVRYGWADDASDGNLYNEAGLPAAPFRTDHWNGITDRVKYSIR, encoded by the coding sequence ATGAAAGTCTGTATCCTCTCATTCGCTACTGTTTTTTTTGCTTCGGCGACGTTTGCAGATATTCGTCTGCCTGTATTGTTTGGTAACAATATGGTTTTACAGCGTGACCAGCCCATACCTGTTTGGGGCTGGGCTGATAAAGGTGAAAAGATTACAGTCAAGTTTCGCAATCAACTGAAGACTACAACGACTGGTAAAGACGGGAAATGGAGGCTTGAGCTAGATGCTGAAAAGGCCGGAGGCCCCTATTCTCTTACTGTTAAAGGTAAGAACATGATTACTCTTTCAGATATATTGATGGGCGATGTGTGGGTGTGTTCTGGTCAATCAAATATGGAGTTTGCCGTAAGCAGCAGCCAAAATGCAACTTCTGAAATTAGAGATGCTAAGTATAATGAGATACGCCATTTGGAAGTGCCTAAAGCAATGGCTTATCATCCAAAAAGCGATTTAGACAGGTCTGTTTCATGGAAAATAGCAGACGGGGAGGACGTAGCAAGGTTTTCTGCCGTAGGATATTTTTACGCCAGGGAGCTATATAAAGAGCTTCATGTTCCTATTGGCTTAGTTCATTCCTCATGGGGCGGGACTGATATAGAAACCTGGATTAGTCAGACGTCATTAGAGAAAAGTGATTTGTTTAAAGATGGAACTGTCGCAACAAAGAAAGACGCTGATCTTCAATTGCTGATAAAACAGCGGAAAGAGCAGGTGATTAAACGAATCAAAGAACTTCAGGGTGGCTTTCCCGGCATAGGAAGTACCACAACATGGAAGGAGTTATCATTCAATGATGGAGAATGGCATCAAGCGAAGCTTCCCGGTTTGTGGGAGCAATCCATAGAGAATTTCGATGGCGTAGTGTGGTTTCGGAAAACGATAGTGCTTTCTGCAGATGATGCAGGGAAACCGGCGATTCTTGAACTTGCACGTATCGATGATTCTGATGTTACCTACGTAAACGGAATAGAGGTGGGACAGATGCATGACAAATATAACGAAAGACGTGTCTATCCCATTTCAGCCGTAGTGTTGAAAGAAGGGAAAAACGTGATAGCTGTCCGCATAGAGGATAACGGAGGAGGAGGTGGTGTTTACGGAACAAGTGATGAATTGAAAATTACAATTTCAGACAAGATGTATCCTTTATCGGGAGAATGGAAATATCAAGTTGAGGAGGTATATGAGAACTCGGGCACGAATACGGGAACTGTTGGCAATCCTAACGATTTCCCCACTCTGTTATTCAACGCAATGATAAACCCATTAACTGATTTCGCCATAAAAGGAGTGATCTGGTATCAGGGTGAGAACAATGCCAATCGCGCTTTCCAATACAGGACCACTTTTCCGTTGCTGATTAACGATTGGCGGCATCATTGGCATCAGGGCGACTTTCCTTTCTACTTTGTTCAGCTTTCGAGCTGGAAGGGTGCAAACGGGAATAGCAACAACGGAAGTTCCTGGGCTGAACTGCGTGAAGCCCAGTCCGCTGCGTTGGCGCTGCCAAATACCGGCATGGCAGTAACCATTGATATAGGCGATGTCAATGATATTCATCCCAGAAACAAACAGGATGTTGGGAAGCGCCTCGCTGCTGTTGCTTTAAATAAAACTTATAAAAAACCAGTTGCTTTTTCAGGTCCAGTTTTTAAATCCATACAAATTAGGGATAACCAGGCGATTCTGAGCTTTAAGTACGCGGAAGGCGGTTTGTGGGCGAAAGATAAATACGGATATGTAAAAGGGTTTGAAATTGCCGGCTCTGACCAAAAATTCTATTATGCAAAAGTTACAATAGATGGTGATAAAGTAGTTGTCGCTCATAGTAAGGTTCCGAATCCTGTAGCCGTAAGGTATGGATGGGCCGACGACGCCAGTGATGGAAATCTTTATAATGAAGCGGGATTGCCTGCTGCTCCTTTCCGCACCGACCACTGGAATGGAATCACAGATCGGGTGAAATATTCTATTCGATAG
- a CDS encoding glycoside hydrolase family 5 protein: MMFRFILTALLISGLFQGSMAQQSDLPFGINLAGAEFAHDKIPGIYNKNYIYPTTAELDYFKSKGLTLFRLPFLWERIQPQLNGSLDVEELKRMKTFVDNAKERGLWVILDMHNYCRRYENGTRHIIGSPEVSIAHVADAWAKLAGEFRSYSNIWGYGIMNEPHDLLENTPWFNIAQGIITQIRSVDTRTPIIVAGDSWSSAERWPVMSGNLKNLKDPSRNLIYEGHIYFDEDASGSYRNTYEKEMATPSTGIVRAVPFVNWLKKNNLRGFIGEYGVPDNDPRWLVTLDNFLAYLKKNDINGTYWAAGPMWGKYKLAVEPVNGQDRPQMKVLEKYKTADKK, translated from the coding sequence ATGATGTTTCGATTTATATTAACAGCACTGTTGATAAGTGGGTTATTTCAGGGCAGCATGGCGCAGCAGTCTGACTTGCCTTTCGGTATAAACCTCGCAGGAGCAGAATTTGCCCACGATAAAATACCTGGGATTTATAATAAAAACTATATCTATCCAACTACGGCGGAATTGGATTATTTTAAATCGAAAGGCCTTACTCTTTTTAGGTTGCCATTTTTATGGGAGCGGATTCAGCCTCAGTTGAACGGCAGCCTGGATGTGGAGGAGTTGAAACGAATGAAGACTTTTGTTGATAATGCTAAAGAGAGAGGACTTTGGGTTATTCTCGACATGCATAATTATTGTCGCAGGTACGAAAACGGAACCAGACACATAATTGGTTCGCCCGAAGTCAGTATCGCCCATGTGGCAGATGCCTGGGCTAAGCTGGCGGGGGAGTTCAGGTCGTATTCGAACATTTGGGGTTATGGTATAATGAATGAGCCTCACGATCTTTTAGAAAACACACCTTGGTTTAATATTGCCCAGGGGATTATTACTCAGATAAGAAGCGTTGACACCAGAACTCCTATTATTGTTGCCGGCGATAGCTGGAGCTCTGCGGAACGATGGCCAGTGATGAGCGGAAATCTGAAGAATTTAAAAGATCCTTCAAGGAATCTGATATATGAAGGACATATTTATTTTGATGAAGACGCCTCCGGCTCATACAGAAATACCTATGAAAAGGAGATGGCGACTCCAAGTACTGGTATTGTACGAGCTGTGCCGTTTGTCAATTGGCTGAAAAAAAACAATTTGAGAGGATTTATTGGTGAATATGGCGTGCCCGACAATGATCCAAGGTGGCTGGTTACTCTTGATAACTTCCTTGCCTATTTAAAAAAGAATGACATAAATGGTACTTACTGGGCTGCCGGACCAATGTGGGGAAAGTATAAATTGGCCGTGGAACCGGTGAACGGACAGGACAGGCCTCAAATGAAAGTTCTGGAAAAATACAAGACAGCAGACAAGAAATAA
- a CDS encoding glycoside hydrolase family 140 protein, protein MIKKSILTSTFLLLLLNGYAQHLKISASKRYIETQNKKPFLWIGDTAWELFHKLTREEADIYLSKRAQQGFTVVQAVILAENDGLRTPNAYGDLPLNNLSPEYPNEKYFEHVDYIINKAEELGLFIAMLPTWGDKVFSNRPGPGPVVFNELNSGIFGEFLGRRYREKPVIWVLGGDRNIENDEVMNIWRSMARGLSKGDNGNHLITYHPAGEASSSQWFQNEEWLDFNMYQSGHASRFMKVYKFAGDDYSKLPVKPFLEAEPAYEDIPVQFWNFIDWKNVKKVPDSILNADSLLIDRSHFKKGFFTDYDVRVHAYWNFLAGACGYTYGNNAVWQMFKKGAPYTIPCLTDWEEALGSPGAYDMQHVKKLFTLRPFSQIVPFQEFIRGENPEDSTHIRAARAQDNSFALVYLSTGQTADLNINLLKSKKLLFWWYDPRNGSRSKTKKVRPEVHRQFSPPSSEFGNDWILVFDRK, encoded by the coding sequence ATGATTAAGAAAAGTATACTGACGTCTACCTTCCTGTTACTCCTTCTAAACGGATATGCTCAGCATCTTAAAATCAGCGCGAGCAAGCGCTATATAGAAACACAGAATAAAAAGCCCTTTTTATGGATAGGCGACACGGCCTGGGAGTTATTTCATAAACTAACCCGGGAAGAAGCAGACATTTATTTAAGCAAAAGAGCACAGCAGGGCTTCACTGTCGTACAAGCAGTTATATTGGCTGAAAACGATGGCTTGAGGACTCCAAATGCTTACGGCGATCTTCCATTGAATAATCTGTCTCCGGAATATCCAAACGAAAAATATTTCGAACATGTTGACTATATCATAAACAAAGCGGAAGAACTGGGTTTATTCATCGCAATGCTACCCACCTGGGGAGATAAAGTATTCTCCAACCGCCCAGGGCCGGGCCCTGTGGTATTTAACGAGTTAAATTCCGGTATCTTCGGGGAATTCCTCGGAAGGCGGTACAGAGAGAAACCTGTAATTTGGGTATTAGGAGGTGACAGAAACATAGAAAACGACGAAGTTATGAACATTTGGCGCTCCATGGCAAGAGGCTTAAGTAAAGGGGACAACGGCAATCACCTTATCACATATCATCCGGCCGGAGAAGCTTCTTCGTCTCAATGGTTTCAGAACGAGGAGTGGCTGGATTTTAACATGTATCAGAGCGGCCATGCCAGCCGTTTTATGAAAGTATACAAGTTTGCCGGGGACGATTATTCCAAGTTGCCGGTAAAACCGTTTCTTGAAGCCGAACCGGCCTATGAAGATATACCCGTTCAGTTCTGGAATTTCATAGACTGGAAAAACGTCAAAAAAGTACCGGATAGCATCTTAAACGCCGATAGCCTGCTAATTGATAGAAGCCATTTTAAAAAGGGCTTCTTTACAGATTATGATGTAAGGGTACACGCCTATTGGAACTTTCTTGCCGGAGCATGCGGTTACACCTATGGAAATAATGCAGTGTGGCAGATGTTTAAAAAAGGAGCTCCTTATACCATCCCATGTTTAACAGATTGGGAAGAAGCACTTGGCAGTCCCGGAGCCTATGACATGCAGCATGTTAAGAAACTATTTACATTAAGACCTTTTTCTCAAATAGTACCGTTTCAGGAGTTTATAAGAGGAGAGAACCCGGAAGATAGTACTCATATCAGAGCTGCCAGAGCTCAGGATAACTCCTTTGCCCTTGTTTATCTTTCAACGGGACAAACTGCCGACCTTAACATAAATCTTCTCAAAAGCAAAAAACTCCTCTTTTGGTGGTACGATCCCAGAAATGGGAGCCGATCGAAAACAAAAAAAGTGAGACCAGAGGTCCATCGGCAATTCTCCCCCCCGAGTTCAGAGTTCGGCAACGACTGGATTTTAGTATTTGATAGAAAATAA
- the dtd gene encoding D-aminoacyl-tRNA deacylase, translating to MRAVIQRVTEASCKVDGKITGQIRTGLLVLLGIEDSDGHEDIKWLAQKMVNMRIFSDDNGLMNKSLMDVDGGILLISQFTLFAQTKKGNRPGFTRAAKPEQAIPLYEQMLAELNLLTGKKTAAGIFGADMKIELLNDGPVTILVDTKNKE from the coding sequence ATGAGAGCAGTTATACAACGAGTGACCGAAGCATCCTGTAAGGTTGATGGAAAAATAACCGGACAAATCCGGACCGGCTTGCTTGTTCTTCTTGGAATTGAGGACAGCGACGGCCATGAGGACATTAAATGGCTTGCACAAAAGATGGTGAACATGAGAATCTTCAGCGACGATAATGGACTAATGAACAAGTCGCTCATGGACGTGGATGGAGGCATCCTCCTCATTTCGCAATTTACCCTGTTCGCCCAAACGAAAAAGGGCAACCGGCCCGGGTTTACACGCGCGGCGAAACCAGAACAAGCAATCCCGCTTTATGAACAGATGCTTGCAGAACTCAATCTGCTGACCGGTAAAAAAACTGCTGCAGGCATTTTTGGAGCCGACATGAAAATCGAGCTGCTTAACGACGGTCCTGTAACAATCCTCGTAGATACAAAGAATAAGGAATAA
- a CDS encoding nucleotide pyrophosphohydrolase, protein MTIDEAQTLVDNWIKTTGIRYFNELTNTAILMEEVGEVARIMSRRYGEQSFKESDKKVDLGDEMADVLFVLICLANQTGINLTEALEKNLKKKSIRDADRHKNNEKLM, encoded by the coding sequence ATGACTATTGATGAAGCACAAACGCTGGTTGACAACTGGATTAAGACCACAGGCATAAGGTATTTCAACGAACTCACCAATACCGCTATTTTAATGGAGGAAGTGGGCGAAGTCGCGCGCATTATGTCACGCAGGTACGGCGAACAGTCATTCAAAGAATCGGATAAAAAAGTTGATCTGGGAGATGAGATGGCCGATGTGCTTTTTGTACTGATCTGTCTGGCAAATCAAACAGGAATAAACCTGACTGAAGCGCTGGAAAAGAACCTGAAAAAAAAGAGCATCCGTGATGCTGACCGTCATAAAAACAACGAAAAGCTAATGTAA
- a CDS encoding 2-phosphosulfolactate phosphatase, translating into MKVVQLTSPEQLKIEVCLTPALLPLYDIENSIVVVIDIFRATSSICYGIENGAAAIIPVSKVEECAAYHGTECLLAAERDGEVVEGFDFGNSPFAYTAEKVAGKTVVLTTTNGTHAIHLSRQAKKIAIGSFFNLTSLSEWLISQQENVLLVCAGWKNKFNLEDTIFAGAVVSQLQSSGYKPDDSSIAALDLYDLAKDDLRAYLKKTSHSERLKKLGIEADIAFCLNVDITRAIPVLEGDKLVKL; encoded by the coding sequence TTGAAAGTAGTACAATTAACATCCCCGGAACAATTAAAGATCGAAGTTTGTCTTACACCGGCCTTGTTGCCTTTGTATGATATAGAGAATAGCATCGTTGTTGTAATCGACATTTTCCGAGCTACTTCTTCTATCTGTTATGGCATAGAAAACGGAGCAGCAGCAATTATCCCGGTATCAAAAGTAGAAGAGTGCGCGGCTTATCACGGTACCGAATGTTTGCTTGCGGCGGAGCGCGACGGCGAAGTAGTGGAAGGCTTTGACTTCGGTAACTCTCCCTTTGCTTATACCGCCGAAAAAGTGGCCGGGAAGACGGTGGTACTTACCACTACTAACGGTACGCACGCCATCCACCTCTCACGGCAGGCAAAGAAGATTGCAATAGGATCGTTCTTTAACCTTACTTCTTTGTCCGAATGGCTCATCAGTCAGCAGGAAAATGTTCTTTTAGTCTGTGCGGGATGGAAGAATAAGTTTAATCTTGAAGATACCATATTTGCAGGCGCCGTTGTAAGCCAGTTACAGTCCTCAGGCTATAAGCCAGATGACTCTTCAATCGCAGCCCTCGATTTATACGACCTCGCGAAAGACGACCTGCGGGCTTACCTTAAGAAAACTTCGCATAGCGAGCGGTTGAAAAAGTTAGGCATAGAAGCAGATATCGCCTTTTGTCTGAATGTGGATATCACCCGGGCTATACCGGTGCTCGAAGGGGATAAGCTGGTGAAGTTATAA
- the gcvT gene encoding glycine cleavage system aminomethyltransferase GcvT, translating into MKNTALTDIHISLGAKMVPFAGYNMPVQYEGINAEHLTVRTGVGVFDVSHMGEFILKGEKALDLIQKVTSNDASKLVDGKVQYSCLPNETGGIVDDLLVYRIDEKTYMLVVNASNTEKDWNWISKYNNYGVEMKDISDRTSLLAVQGPKATEVLQKLTETDLSSMEYYSFKKGTFAGIENVLISATGYTGAGGFEIYVDNAHAQHIWDAIFIAGTDAGIKPIGLGARDTLRLEMGFCLYGNDIDDTTSPLEAGLGWITKFTKDFVNSDKLAEQKKNGVERKLVGFEMIERGIPRHDYEIVDAEGNTIGKVTSGTQSPSLQKAVGMGYVKTAFSTPGTEVFIKIRNASVKACVVKLPFYKA; encoded by the coding sequence ATGAAAAATACAGCATTAACCGACATACATATTTCTCTCGGTGCTAAAATGGTTCCTTTTGCAGGATACAATATGCCCGTGCAATATGAAGGAATCAACGCCGAACATCTTACGGTAAGAACCGGAGTGGGAGTTTTCGACGTCAGCCATATGGGAGAGTTTATTCTTAAAGGAGAAAAAGCGCTCGATCTGATTCAAAAGGTTACTTCTAATGACGCATCAAAGCTGGTAGATGGTAAAGTGCAATATTCCTGTCTTCCAAATGAAACCGGAGGCATCGTCGATGATCTTTTAGTTTACCGTATTGATGAGAAAACCTATATGCTGGTTGTTAATGCCTCAAACACTGAAAAAGACTGGAACTGGATTTCAAAATATAACAACTACGGCGTGGAGATGAAAGATATTTCTGACCGTACTTCTTTACTTGCAGTGCAAGGTCCTAAAGCGACAGAAGTTCTGCAAAAGCTGACCGAAACGGATCTTTCCTCCATGGAATACTATTCCTTTAAAAAAGGGACTTTCGCAGGTATAGAGAATGTGCTAATATCAGCAACGGGGTATACAGGTGCTGGCGGCTTTGAAATCTATGTAGATAACGCTCATGCTCAGCATATCTGGGATGCGATTTTTATCGCGGGGACAGATGCAGGAATTAAGCCAATAGGGTTGGGGGCCCGCGACACGCTTCGTCTGGAAATGGGCTTCTGTCTCTACGGAAATGACATTGATGATACCACGTCGCCACTTGAGGCCGGACTGGGTTGGATAACGAAGTTTACAAAAGACTTTGTGAATTCAGACAAGCTTGCAGAACAAAAGAAGAATGGAGTGGAACGTAAGCTTGTGGGTTTTGAAATGATTGAAAGAGGCATTCCGAGGCACGATTATGAAATAGTTGATGCAGAAGGAAATACCATAGGAAAGGTTACTTCCGGAACCCAGTCGCCATCGCTTCAGAAAGCCGTTGGAATGGGATATGTCAAAACAGCTTTCTCCACTCCCGGAACCGAAGTATTTATTAAGATCCGGAATGCCTCTGTAAAGGCATGCGTTGTGAAACTACCTTTCTATAAAGCATAA
- a CDS encoding ribonuclease HII, translating into MLFSYYQEEFIEAGCDEAGRGCLAGPVFAAAVILPRDFTHEQLTDSKQLCEEDRYELRKIIENKAIAYAVAQVDHDEIDRINILNASFLAMHKALDMLHIRPGFVLIDGNRFKKYQEVPHACIVKGDGKYFSIAAASILAKTYRDDFMKELAILHPEYDWCSNKGYPTIKHRNAVLRYGFSPYHRRTFRVTDPQLALELI; encoded by the coding sequence ATGCTTTTCTCGTATTATCAGGAAGAATTTATTGAAGCGGGCTGCGACGAAGCGGGAAGAGGATGTCTCGCCGGGCCGGTGTTTGCTGCTGCAGTGATATTGCCGCGCGATTTCACGCATGAGCAGCTTACTGATTCCAAGCAGCTCTGTGAAGAGGATCGTTATGAGCTTCGCAAGATCATTGAGAATAAAGCAATCGCTTACGCCGTTGCACAGGTTGATCATGATGAGATAGACCGGATAAATATCCTAAATGCTTCATTTCTTGCCATGCATAAAGCGCTGGATATGCTCCACATCCGCCCTGGCTTTGTGCTGATTGACGGCAACCGGTTTAAAAAGTATCAGGAAGTTCCCCATGCCTGTATTGTCAAGGGTGATGGGAAGTATTTTTCTATCGCAGCGGCCTCAATCCTTGCTAAAACATACCGCGACGACTTTATGAAAGAACTGGCCATCCTCCATCCCGAGTACGACTGGTGCAGTAATAAAGGATATCCCACCATAAAACACCGTAATGCTGTGCTGCGATATGGATTTTCACCTTACCACCGCCGAACGTTCAGGGTTACTGATCCACAGCTGGCGTTAGAGCTGATTTGA